The window CGGCATCCGCCGTCCCAGACCGTCGAACTGGCCGATGCGGGCGAAGCCGAGCCGGTAGACGACGCCGCCGACGGCCAAAAACAGCGCGCCCTTGATCATCGCGTGATTGAACAGATGCACGATGCCCCCGGTGAGACCGGTCTGGTTGGCAAGGCTGATGCCCAGCGTGATGTAGCCGATCTGGGCCACCGACGAGTAGGCGAGCATGCGCTTGATGTTCTGTTGGAACACGGCGACCAGGGAGGCGATGAACATGGCCGCTACGGACAGGAGCAGGAGGATCTCGGAAACCGGCTGGGCGCCGAACACGACGCCGATGCCGTAGACCGAATAAAAGTAGCGCAGCAGCAGGTAGACCGCCGCCTTTGTCGCCGTGGCGGCAAGAAAGGCCGTCGTGAATGAAGGCGCGTAGGCATAGGCGTTGGGCAGCCAGACATGCAGCGGGAACAGCGCGAATTTCAGGCTGACGCCGACGGTCAGGAAGGCAAGCGCGGCAAATAGCGGCCGCATCGTCGTAATGTCGGCGAAACGGTTTGCCATGTCGACCAGGTTCAGGGTCCCGGTAATGGTGTAGAGCAGCCCGACGGCGATGACGTAGAAGGTCGCGCCGATGGTCCCCATGATGAGATACTGATAGGCGGCGAACAGCGCCCGGCGGTCCCGCCCCATGGCGATCATGGCGTAGGCGGCGAGCGAGGAAATCTCTAGGAAAACGAACGCGTTGAAGGCGTCTCCCGTGATCACGATGCCGAGCAGGCCGGAAAGGCACAGCAGATACATGGCGTAGAACCAGGCCCGCCGGCTGCTGGCGATTTCGGCGGCGACGCTGAGCCGCGCATAGGGCAGCATGACGGCGCCGGCGATGGAGACGAGCAACAGCACGAAGGCGCTCAGCACATCGACGCGGTACTCGATGCCGAAGGGCGGCGGCCAGCCGCCAAGCGCATAGGAGATCGAGCCCCCATCCAGCACCTGCATCAGCATGGTGAAGGCGATGACCGGCATCGCCAGGCTGGCCGCCAGCGCGATCAGCCAGGCCGTCCCGCCATGGCGGACCAGCGCAGCAAGCAGCGCCGCCAGCAACGGCAACACGACCTGAAGGGCGGGAAGCTGGGCGCTCATTCTTCGGAGATCATCTGAAAGATTTCATCCTCCTCGATGGTGCCGAATTCCTCGTTGATGCGCACGACCAGCGCCAGGCCGAGCGCCAGGGTGGCGACGCCGACGACGATCGCCGTCAGGATCAGCACGTGCGGGAGCGGGTTGGAATAGACGGAATAGCCCTCGGCGAGGATCGGCGGGGTGCCGCCGAGGATCTTTCCGGGAGAGATGTAGAGCAGGTAGACGGACGTCTGGAACAGGCTCAGGCCCACCAGCTTCTTCACCATGTTGCCGCGGGCGACGACGATGTAGAGGCCCGAGACCATCAGGAAGATGGTGATCCAATGGTTGTAGTGATGCAGGATCGGCTCCAGCAGCTCCATCAGCGCCCCCGTCCGGCAAAGGCGTAGAAGATCGCCGTCATCGTTCCGGCGACGGTGACGAGCACGCCGATCTCGACCAGCATGATGCCGAGTTCCTGGCCGTGCACCGGATCGTGCAGCAGCACCGAATAATTCAGGTAGTCGCTACCCAGGAGCACCGCGGCAACGCCGACACCGGCAAAGATCAGCACGCCGAGCGGGATCATGATCTCGACCAGAAGGGGCGGCACCACGCGCTGCGCCGCCGCCAGGCCGAAGATGATGGCGTAGAGGACAACCATTGCCGCCGTGATCACGCCGGCCTGGAAGCCGCCGCCCGGGCCGTAG is drawn from Hyphomicrobiales bacterium and contains these coding sequences:
- a CDS encoding cation:proton antiporter subunit C: MELLEPILHHYNHWITIFLMVSGLYIVVARGNMVKKLVGLSLFQTSVYLLYISPGKILGGTPPILAEGYSVYSNPLPHVLILTAIVVGVATLALGLALVVRINEEFGTIEEDEIFQMISEE
- a CDS encoding Na(+)/H(+) antiporter subunit B, producing MKFDVVLRVVIKMLLPFILVFGLYVQFHGDYGPGGGFQAGVITAAMVVLYAIIFGLAAAQRVVPPLLVEIMIPLGVLIFAGVGVAAVLLGSDYLNYSVLLHDPVHGQELGIMLVEIGVLVTVAGTMTAIFYAFAGRGR
- a CDS encoding monovalent cation/H+ antiporter subunit D family protein — encoded protein: MSAQLPALQVVLPLLAALLAALVRHGGTAWLIALAASLAMPVIAFTMLMQVLDGGSISYALGGWPPPFGIEYRVDVLSAFVLLLVSIAGAVMLPYARLSVAAEIASSRRAWFYAMYLLCLSGLLGIVITGDAFNAFVFLEISSLAAYAMIAMGRDRRALFAAYQYLIMGTIGATFYVIAVGLLYTITGTLNLVDMANRFADITTMRPLFAALAFLTVGVSLKFALFPLHVWLPNAYAYAPSFTTAFLAATATKAAVYLLLRYFYSVYGIGVVFGAQPVSEILLLLSVAAMFIASLVAVFQQNIKRMLAYSSVAQIGYITLGISLANQTGLTGGIVHLFNHAMIKGALFLAVGGVVYRLGFARIGQFDGLGRRMPLTMAALVLAGLALIGTPGTAGFISKWYLALGALEKGWWWLVALIVASSLISVLYIGRVVEHAYFREPTEETRKARELPASMLIPIWVLTAATVYFGIETSLTVGVARRAAEMLLAGLR